GGCTCACCGAAAGATTCCCCGACGCCCAGCTCTACCTGGATCTTCGCGGACACTCGCCCGTCGAGAAACCCCTGGACCCCGGCACCGCCCTGGCCACTCTCCTACGCCTGCTCGGCGCTCCTGCGGAGACGATTCCCCTGGAGCTGGAGGACCGCACCGCCCTGTGGCGGACCATGCTGGCCGAGCGCCGGGCAGTCATCGTGCTGGACGACGCGGTGAGTGCCGATCAGATCCGACCGCTGCTGCCGGGTAGCCCGACGTCTCTGACGATCATCACCAGCCGACGCCATCTCACCGGCCTTCCGCACGCCCGGCACATTCCGCTCGACGTGCTGCCGGACGACGACGCCGTCGCCCTGTTCCGGTCGTTCGCCGGCGAGGAACGCGCCCGGAACGTCCAGGAAGTCACCCGAATCGTTCGATTATGCGGCGGCCTCCCGCTCGCGATCGAGCTGGTCGCGAGCCGCTTCCGCACTCATCCGTCATGGACCCTCACCACCCTCGCCGACCGCCTTGCCCGGCCCGAGGGCCGACTGCGCGAGATCCGGGATGCCGATCAGGACGTGACCCACGTCTTCGACCTCATGTACCGGACCCTCCCCGATGACCAACGCAGCGCGTTCCGCCGCCTCAGCCTGCACCCCGGCCCGGACTTCACCGCGGAGGCGGCCGCCGCCGCCCTTGGCCTGCCGCCGACCACCGTGGAGCGCACATTGGAGTCGCTGTTGGCCTCGCACACGCTCCGCGAGCCCACACCTGACCGGTACAAATACCACGACCTGCTCCGGGAGTACGGCCGGTCGAGAGCCGAGGTCGAGGACAGTGAGCAGGAACGGTCCGACGTCCTGCGCCGGCTGACCGACTTCCATACGGCCGCCGCCGACCGCGCCGACCGGCTCGCGTATCCCCGCCGCACCAGGCCGGTCTCACCGACCGTCCTCCCCCCGACCGGCATGCCGCAGTGGCCCGGCCCCGAAGCCGCACGGTCATGGCTGGCCGCCGAACGGACCAACCTCCTCGCCATCGAGGCTTACGCGCGCGGCCACGGCCGTCCGGAGGCGGCCGCGCGACTCGCCTACGCCTTGGCCGGCTTCCTCGACACGGAGTGCCACTGGCGCGACGCGCAAACCGTGCTGCGCCCCGCCGTGGACCACTGGTCCCGCACCGACGACCCGGCCGCACTGTGCCGTGCCCTCGCGCAACTGAGCGCCGTGCACGCACGTATCGGCCAATATCCGGAGGCCGCCGAGACCGGGGAGCGCGCCCTGGAGATCGCCCGTACGATCCGGGACGCGGAGGCCGAGGCGGAGACCCTGCGCACACTGGGCACGCTCCAGTGGCACATGGGCGAGCACCGGACGGCACTGGTGCTCTTCCAGAAGTCGTTCGGCCTGACGGCGTTTTCCCATGACCCCTGGGACAGGGCCCGCGGTCACAACAACATCGCGGTCACCCTGCTGTTCCTGGGCGAGCACGAACGGGCCCGCAAGCACTTCGAGAAGGCACTCGCCGGTTTCACGGAGGCGGGCGACCATACGGCGCTCGGGAAGACGCTCAACAATCTGGGTGACTTGGCGATGAGGGCCGGGGATGTGGAGTCCGCGTGCCGATCGTTCGAGAAGTCGCTCCGTTATCTGGAGCGGTCCGGGAACCGGTACGACCGTGCGACGGTGCGAGGAAGTCTCGCCGACGCTCTCACCGAATCGGGTGACACGGCAACGGCGGTAGCACTATATCAGGAGACACTCGCCGAATTCCGCGCCCTCGGCGACCGGAAGAGCCAGGCCGACACACTCATCGGGCTGGGCGAGGCGTATCGCAGAGCTGGGGAGACGGAAGGAGCGACCCGGAACCTCTCGGACGCCCTCGACATCGCCCAGCACATCGGGGCGGCCCACCAGGAAGTGCAGGCCCAACGATGCCTGGGCCAGGCCTATTTCACCGCGGGCTGCCTCGCCTCGGCGAGCCATCATCTGGAGTTGGCCGTCGCGTTGGCCGAACGTACGCACGACAGCGACGAGAGAGTACGGGCCCAAAGAGCGCTCGCCGAGGTGCGATCGGCGTCGGGCGATGCGACGGCCGCCCCCACCCCGATTAAACAAGCGTTCGAAAGTGCGCACATTCGCGACCAGTTCGAGGGCAATTCCGAGGTAATTCAATGAACAACCACCCCCTCCCCTCGCTCGACGCGGGGACAAGCTACTGATCTCCGTTCAAATTTTCGCGTTACCGGGCCGCGACTGCTAGGTTTCCCGCACCGTAAGCAGATTCGAACAGGGAAAGGGAACAAGCACGTGCCCAAAATGCACCACCGAGCATCCGTGGTGACTGTCTTCATCACCCTGGGTGTTCTCGCTCTGGCGGCCCCCGGCGCCGCTGCCGCCGAAACCGTTTCGACCACGAAGGTCGGTACGGACAGGTGCATCATCATCGCCACTCCCGAATAGGCCGGCACACACCGCCGACCGGTTCTCCTCACAGGTCACATCCCTGACCGAAGCGGAACTCCCCACCCGGGAGACACGTCGGGGTGGCATCACCGGCCACCCCACCCACCGAGCCGACACTCCGGCCGAATCCCTTCCCCCCGCTCCGAGAGGCCGTTGAAGCCTCTCTTGGCGCACCCCACAGTGGACAAGACCATGGCGCGCGCCGGACGGCCACGGACCGTGCGCAGACGGAGGGGCGGTGCGGGTGTGGAGCCCATATCGGTAGCCCTGCTGGCAGCCCTTGCCGGAGGAGCCGGCGGGGAAGTCGGGCGACAGGCGTGGGCGGGGCTGTGCTCCCTGGTGCGGCGCTC
This portion of the Streptomyces canus genome encodes:
- a CDS encoding AfsR/SARP family transcriptional regulator gives rise to the protein MEFQVLGPVGLRVDGRRMELGSDKERVLMCALALDVGRPVALDTLIDRLWDDEPPPHARANVHTYVSRIRRHLRRAEATRAETPGITSRAHTYTLEAARSSVDWHRFQHLVAESGALMSEGDDEQAVAVTERAEQLWRGEALAGLPGLWAETVRRALTERRLGATVSRIAASLRLGRFDRLSSELSALVERHPGDETLAGQLMVAYYGTGRYTDALRVHQETRQLLLTQFGSRPGPELNRIHSGILDRLPVAALVRGERNPGHAAPAQRQTAGTAARPRPRPPRNLPHQPPLVGRRTELRALSAAPEATTTDGAVISLESVGTVSGMAGVGKTAVAVHGARGLTERFPDAQLYLDLRGHSPVEKPLDPGTALATLLRLLGAPAETIPLELEDRTALWRTMLAERRAVIVLDDAVSADQIRPLLPGSPTSLTIITSRRHLTGLPHARHIPLDVLPDDDAVALFRSFAGEERARNVQEVTRIVRLCGGLPLAIELVASRFRTHPSWTLTTLADRLARPEGRLREIRDADQDVTHVFDLMYRTLPDDQRSAFRRLSLHPGPDFTAEAAAAALGLPPTTVERTLESLLASHTLREPTPDRYKYHDLLREYGRSRAEVEDSEQERSDVLRRLTDFHTAAADRADRLAYPRRTRPVSPTVLPPTGMPQWPGPEAARSWLAAERTNLLAIEAYARGHGRPEAAARLAYALAGFLDTECHWRDAQTVLRPAVDHWSRTDDPAALCRALAQLSAVHARIGQYPEAAETGERALEIARTIRDAEAEAETLRTLGTLQWHMGEHRTALVLFQKSFGLTAFSHDPWDRARGHNNIAVTLLFLGEHERARKHFEKALAGFTEAGDHTALGKTLNNLGDLAMRAGDVESACRSFEKSLRYLERSGNRYDRATVRGSLADALTESGDTATAVALYQETLAEFRALGDRKSQADTLIGLGEAYRRAGETEGATRNLSDALDIAQHIGAAHQEVQAQRCLGQAYFTAGCLASASHHLELAVALAERTHDSDERVRAQRALAEVRSASGDATAAPTPIKQAFESAHIRDQFEGNSEVIQ